In one window of Burkholderia multivorans ATCC BAA-247 DNA:
- a CDS encoding sugar transporter has translation MQTPTTPSESPAATHSWWGVWALALSAFIFNTTEFVPVALLGAIGDSLHMAPTDVGLMLTIYAWTVALTSLPLTLLTRKVERRRLLVSVFALFIASHVVTGVAWNFPLLVIGRLGIAGAHAVFWSISIALAVRLAPPDKKSRALGLIATGTAIAMVAGIPLGRVIGETLGWRMTFLAIAATAVVPLLMLRFTLPELPSHRTGSLASVPALLRNPALILLYAITILVVSAHFTSYTYIEPFVRHVNHASENRITYILVLFGAAGIPAAVCFNRLFPARPAQFLLGSIVATSTCLLILFPSALTIVTLSAHTVAWGGAIICFGLAMQAWVLKLAPDATDLAMSIYSALYNVGIGGGALLGNHIANDFGLPWIGTFGGLLGGLGAALCWLALRLHARRAAAVADAAAASGSGSARAASHPATPAAD, from the coding sequence ATGCAGACGCCCACGACGCCTTCCGAATCGCCCGCCGCCACGCATTCGTGGTGGGGAGTATGGGCCTTGGCCCTGTCCGCCTTCATTTTCAATACCACCGAGTTCGTACCGGTCGCGCTGCTCGGTGCGATCGGCGACAGCCTTCATATGGCGCCCACCGACGTCGGATTAATGCTGACGATCTACGCGTGGACCGTTGCGCTCACGTCGCTGCCCCTCACGCTGCTGACGCGCAAGGTCGAGCGCCGCCGGCTGCTCGTCTCGGTATTCGCGCTGTTCATTGCGAGCCATGTCGTGACCGGCGTCGCGTGGAATTTCCCGCTGCTCGTCATCGGCCGGCTCGGCATCGCCGGCGCGCACGCGGTGTTCTGGTCGATCTCGATCGCGCTCGCGGTCCGGCTCGCACCGCCCGACAAGAAAAGCCGCGCGCTCGGGCTGATCGCGACCGGCACCGCGATCGCGATGGTGGCCGGCATCCCGCTCGGCCGCGTGATCGGCGAGACGCTCGGCTGGCGGATGACGTTCCTCGCCATCGCCGCCACGGCGGTCGTCCCGCTGCTGATGCTGCGCTTTACGCTGCCTGAGCTGCCGAGCCATCGCACCGGCTCGCTCGCAAGCGTTCCGGCGCTGCTGCGCAATCCGGCGCTGATCCTGCTGTACGCGATCACGATCCTCGTCGTGTCCGCGCACTTCACGTCGTACACGTATATCGAGCCGTTCGTCCGCCACGTGAATCATGCGAGCGAGAACCGGATCACGTACATCCTCGTGCTGTTCGGCGCGGCCGGCATTCCGGCGGCCGTCTGCTTCAACCGCCTGTTTCCGGCAAGGCCAGCGCAATTCCTGCTCGGATCGATCGTCGCGACGTCGACGTGCCTGCTGATCCTGTTCCCAAGCGCGCTCACGATCGTCACGCTGTCGGCGCACACGGTCGCATGGGGTGGCGCGATCATCTGCTTCGGTCTCGCGATGCAGGCGTGGGTGCTGAAGCTCGCGCCCGATGCGACCGACCTCGCGATGTCGATCTATTCGGCGCTGTACAACGTCGGGATCGGCGGCGGCGCGCTGCTCGGCAACCACATCGCGAACGATTTCGGGCTGCCGTGGATCGGCACGTTCGGCGGACTGCTCGGCGGGCTCGGGGCCGCGCTCTGCTGGCTCGCGTTGCGGCTGCATGCGCGGCGCGCGGCCGCGGTTGCCGATGCCGCCGCCGCGTCCGGGTCCGGGTCCGCTCGAGCAGCATCGCATCCTGCAACGCCTGCCGCCGATTGA
- a CDS encoding DUF4148 domain-containing protein, which translates to MNRKLIAAVALAAVVGAPAVAFAQTSSSGLTRAEVIADLVQAERDGTVPTSNWDYPPSAQTIARNRELYAIAHGEQRTATAAASTSGSAASVQ; encoded by the coding sequence ATGAACCGCAAGCTGATTGCCGCCGTCGCGCTGGCAGCCGTCGTCGGAGCGCCGGCCGTCGCGTTCGCCCAGACCTCGTCGTCCGGCCTCACGCGCGCCGAGGTGATTGCCGATCTCGTCCAGGCCGAACGCGACGGCACCGTGCCGACGTCGAACTGGGACTATCCGCCGAGTGCACAGACGATCGCGCGCAATCGCGAGCTGTATGCGATCGCGCACGGCGAGCAGCGCACCGCGACGGCAGCCGCGTCGACGTCCGGAAGCGCGGCGAGTGTCCAGTGA
- a CDS encoding MFS transporter — translation MKKRANLMFACTVGTTLEWYDFFAFAACAVLVFDKQFFVVGNPLAATLLALATFAVGFVARPLGGIVFGMIGDRIGRRKTLVVSLLMMGISTFCVGLLPTYASIGIAAPLLLVLLRIVQGIAVGGEATGAILMIAESMPGTQRGFWTSFTMFAGPLANVLTAFVIGMVQRFYGDTAFVDWAWRIPFFISALLVIVGFWTRRRVEESAAFAALAAAHRTVERASLREACAGNWRQMARAFFVKAAENTFLYLFSTFALGLATGYLHFSRPQALSALMWASAIEVVVILIAAHVSDRIGRRPVLVAGLIGAAVAGCSLFTLSPGSDYAHLQLALIACLTCHGVILGPMAAYMAELFPTRVRFTALSTSYQLASVLGGSIAPIVGTLLVSYTGSAIFVAGYAIVMALPAFVAVIASRESRGQEFAFQPASDGNAAVRADQAPRATRA, via the coding sequence ATGAAAAAGCGTGCCAACCTGATGTTTGCCTGCACCGTCGGCACCACGCTCGAGTGGTACGACTTTTTCGCGTTCGCCGCGTGTGCGGTGCTCGTGTTCGACAAGCAGTTCTTCGTCGTCGGCAATCCGCTCGCGGCCACGCTGCTCGCGCTCGCGACGTTCGCGGTCGGCTTCGTCGCGCGGCCGCTCGGCGGCATCGTGTTCGGGATGATCGGCGACCGCATCGGCCGGCGCAAGACGCTCGTCGTCAGCCTGTTGATGATGGGCATCAGCACGTTCTGCGTCGGTCTGCTGCCGACCTACGCGTCGATCGGCATCGCGGCGCCGCTGCTGCTCGTGCTGCTGCGGATCGTGCAGGGCATCGCGGTCGGCGGCGAGGCAACCGGCGCGATCCTGATGATCGCCGAGTCGATGCCCGGCACGCAGCGCGGTTTCTGGACGAGTTTCACGATGTTCGCGGGCCCGCTCGCCAACGTGCTGACCGCGTTCGTGATCGGGATGGTGCAGCGGTTCTACGGCGATACGGCGTTCGTCGACTGGGCGTGGCGGATCCCGTTCTTCATCTCCGCGCTGCTCGTGATCGTCGGCTTCTGGACGCGGCGGCGCGTCGAGGAATCGGCAGCGTTCGCCGCGCTCGCGGCCGCGCATCGGACGGTCGAGCGCGCGTCGCTGCGCGAAGCGTGTGCGGGCAACTGGCGGCAGATGGCGCGTGCGTTCTTCGTGAAGGCCGCGGAAAACACGTTCCTCTATCTGTTTTCGACGTTCGCGCTCGGGCTCGCGACCGGCTATCTGCACTTCAGCCGGCCGCAGGCGCTGTCCGCGCTGATGTGGGCGTCGGCGATCGAGGTCGTCGTGATCCTCATCGCTGCACATGTGTCCGACCGGATCGGACGGCGCCCGGTGCTCGTCGCCGGCCTGATCGGCGCGGCGGTCGCCGGGTGTTCGCTGTTCACGCTGTCGCCGGGCAGCGACTATGCGCATCTGCAGCTTGCGCTGATTGCGTGCCTGACCTGCCACGGCGTCATTCTCGGGCCGATGGCCGCGTACATGGCCGAATTGTTCCCGACGCGCGTGCGCTTCACCGCGCTGTCGACGAGCTATCAGCTCGCGTCGGTGCTCGGCGGCTCGATCGCGCCGATCGTCGGCACGCTGCTCGTCAGCTATACGGGCTCGGCGATCTTCGTCGCCGGCTACGCGATCGTGATGGCGCTGCCGGCGTTCGTCGCGGTGATCGCGTCGCGCGAGTCGCGCGGCCAGGAGTTTGCGTTCCAGCCGGCGTCCGACGGCAACGCCGCCGTGCGCGCGGACCAAGCGCCGCGCGCGACACGGGCGTAA
- a CDS encoding cytochrome P450/oxidoreductase, translated as MSVTERDASSSKCPFHPAPAAATAPNGCPVSAAAAAFDPFEDGYQQDPPEYVRWAREQEPVFYSPKLGYWVVTRYDDIKAIFRDNLTFSPSIALEKITPTGPEANAVLASYGFALNRTLVNEDEPAHMPRRRALLDPFTPDALKHHEPMVRRLAREYVDRFIDDGHADLVDQMLWEVPLTVALHFLGVPEEDMDTLREYSIAHTINTWGRPKPEEQVAVAHAVGKFWQFAGKVLDKMREDPSGPGWMQYGIRKQKELPDVITDSYLHSMMMAGIVAAHETTANATANAMKLLLQHPDAWRDICEDPSLIPNAVEECLRHNGSVAAWRRLATKNVTIGGVDIPAGAKLLIVTSSANHDEARFADADLFDIRRENASDQLTFGYGSHQCMGKNLARMEMQIFLDEFTRRLPHMKLAEQRFTYVPNTSFRGPEHLYVEWDPALNPERRDRSVLRPRAAVRIGEPSSHAVSRAVKVERVSICADRVAHVRLVSADGRPLPRWTAGSHIDVICGDTGITRQYSLCGDPDERDAYEIAVLHEAQSRGGSAWVHANLRAGDVLKIRGPRNHFRFATDAGKAIFVAGGIGITPISAMAREAQARGIDYEIHYSGARRASMAMLDTLAALHGERLHVYVSEEGTRNDFHALFAQPADDTHVYACGPARMLDALEASCAHWPRDALRVEHFVSTKAVLDPSKEQPFEVELKDSGITLTVAANQTVLDALQHANIDVQSDCREGLCGSCEVRVLAGRVDHRDSVLTRGERDAHDRMMTCCSRACGGERLVLEL; from the coding sequence ATGTCCGTCACGGAGCGCGACGCGTCGTCGTCGAAATGTCCGTTTCATCCTGCGCCGGCCGCGGCGACCGCGCCGAACGGCTGCCCGGTCAGCGCCGCCGCCGCTGCGTTCGACCCGTTCGAGGACGGCTATCAGCAGGATCCGCCCGAGTACGTGCGCTGGGCGCGCGAGCAGGAGCCCGTGTTCTACAGCCCGAAACTCGGCTACTGGGTCGTCACGCGCTACGACGACATCAAGGCGATCTTTCGCGACAACCTCACGTTCAGTCCGTCGATCGCGCTCGAGAAGATCACGCCGACCGGCCCCGAGGCCAACGCGGTGCTCGCGTCCTACGGTTTTGCGCTGAACCGCACGCTCGTCAACGAGGACGAGCCCGCGCACATGCCGCGCCGCCGTGCGCTGCTCGATCCGTTCACGCCCGACGCGCTGAAGCATCACGAGCCGATGGTGCGCCGGCTCGCGCGCGAATACGTGGATCGCTTCATTGACGACGGCCATGCCGATCTCGTCGACCAGATGCTCTGGGAAGTGCCGCTCACCGTCGCGCTGCATTTTCTCGGCGTGCCCGAGGAAGACATGGACACGCTGCGCGAATACTCGATTGCGCACACGATCAACACCTGGGGCCGCCCGAAGCCGGAAGAGCAGGTCGCGGTCGCGCATGCGGTCGGCAAGTTCTGGCAGTTCGCGGGCAAGGTGCTCGACAAGATGCGCGAGGATCCGTCGGGGCCGGGCTGGATGCAGTACGGCATCCGCAAGCAGAAGGAGCTGCCGGACGTGATCACCGATTCGTATCTGCACTCGATGATGATGGCCGGCATCGTCGCCGCGCACGAGACGACCGCGAACGCGACGGCCAACGCGATGAAGCTGCTGCTGCAGCATCCCGACGCGTGGCGCGACATCTGCGAGGATCCGTCGCTGATCCCGAACGCGGTCGAGGAATGTCTGCGGCACAACGGCTCGGTCGCCGCATGGCGACGGCTCGCGACGAAGAACGTCACGATCGGCGGCGTCGACATTCCGGCGGGCGCGAAGCTGCTGATCGTCACGTCGTCGGCGAATCACGACGAAGCGCGCTTCGCCGACGCGGACCTGTTCGACATCCGCCGCGAAAACGCGAGCGACCAGTTGACGTTCGGCTACGGATCGCATCAGTGCATGGGCAAGAATCTCGCGCGCATGGAGATGCAGATCTTTCTCGACGAGTTCACGCGCCGTCTGCCGCACATGAAGCTAGCCGAACAGCGCTTCACGTATGTGCCGAACACGTCGTTTCGCGGCCCCGAGCACCTGTACGTCGAATGGGACCCCGCGCTCAATCCCGAGCGCCGCGACCGGTCGGTGCTGCGCCCGCGCGCGGCGGTACGCATCGGCGAGCCGTCGTCGCATGCGGTGAGCCGCGCGGTGAAGGTCGAGCGCGTGTCGATCTGCGCCGATCGTGTCGCCCACGTGCGGCTCGTGTCGGCCGACGGCCGCCCGCTGCCGCGCTGGACGGCCGGCTCGCATATCGACGTGATCTGCGGCGATACCGGCATCACGCGCCAATACTCGCTGTGCGGCGATCCGGACGAGCGCGATGCGTACGAGATCGCGGTGCTGCACGAAGCGCAGAGCCGCGGCGGATCGGCATGGGTACACGCCAATCTGCGCGCCGGCGACGTGCTGAAGATCCGCGGCCCGCGCAATCACTTCCGCTTCGCGACCGACGCGGGCAAGGCGATCTTCGTCGCGGGCGGCATCGGCATTACGCCGATCAGCGCGATGGCGCGCGAGGCGCAGGCGCGCGGCATCGACTACGAAATCCACTATAGCGGCGCGCGGCGCGCATCGATGGCCATGCTCGACACGCTGGCGGCACTGCACGGCGAGCGTCTGCATGTGTACGTGTCGGAAGAAGGCACGCGCAACGACTTTCATGCGCTGTTCGCGCAGCCGGCCGACGACACGCACGTCTACGCGTGCGGCCCGGCGCGGATGCTCGACGCACTCGAAGCGAGCTGCGCGCACTGGCCGCGCGATGCACTGCGCGTCGAGCACTTCGTGTCGACGAAGGCGGTGCTCGATCCGTCGAAGGAGCAGCCGTTCGAAGTCGAACTGAAGGATTCGGGCATCACGCTGACGGTGGCGGCGAACCAGACCGTGCTCGACGCGTTGCAGCACGCGAACATCGACGTGCAAAGCGATTGCCGCGAAGGGCTGTGCGGATCGTGCGAAGTGCGCGTGCTGGCCGGCCGCGTCGATCATCGCGACAGCGTGCTCACGCGCGGCGAACGCGACGCGCACGACCGGATGATGACCTGCTGTTCGCGCGCCTGCGGCGGCGAGCGGCTCGTGCTCGAACTTTGA
- a CDS encoding IclR family transcriptional regulator translates to MEKIARTKKTAPAERDRRQRVQSASTGLLVLKELAACGGRATLTALAARLDENPAKVHRYLASLMEESFVTQDRGTQQYVLGPQCISIGLAAMRMADPIRLAEPSLVRLRERLEVTCFVAIMGNRGPTIMRFEEPGLPVTVNVRAGSVMSLLWSATGRLFVALLDEPRVRQLAEDELASAPAELRAQLDRRDPVGALQREIRAAGVATVRDTNLKGISAVSAPVFDANGHMCAAITALGATGGFDAAIDGPVATALRHEAALISAELGYAA, encoded by the coding sequence ATGGAAAAAATCGCCAGAACGAAGAAGACCGCGCCCGCCGAGCGCGACCGCCGGCAGCGCGTTCAGTCCGCATCGACCGGCCTGCTCGTGCTGAAGGAACTCGCCGCGTGCGGCGGCCGTGCGACGCTGACGGCGCTCGCCGCGCGGCTCGACGAGAATCCGGCGAAGGTGCACCGCTATCTGGCGAGCCTGATGGAGGAGTCGTTCGTCACGCAGGACCGCGGCACGCAGCAATACGTGCTCGGGCCGCAGTGCATCTCGATCGGGCTCGCCGCGATGCGGATGGCCGACCCGATACGGCTCGCCGAACCGTCGCTCGTGCGGCTGCGCGAGCGTCTCGAAGTGACGTGCTTCGTCGCGATCATGGGCAACCGCGGGCCGACGATCATGCGTTTCGAGGAGCCCGGCCTGCCGGTGACGGTCAACGTTCGTGCGGGTTCCGTCATGTCGTTGCTGTGGTCTGCGACCGGGCGGCTGTTCGTCGCGCTGCTCGACGAGCCGCGCGTGCGGCAGCTCGCGGAAGACGAGCTCGCGTCGGCGCCGGCCGAGTTGCGCGCGCAGCTCGATCGGCGCGATCCGGTCGGCGCGTTGCAACGCGAGATTCGCGCGGCCGGTGTCGCGACCGTGCGCGACACGAACCTGAAAGGCATCAGTGCGGTGTCGGCACCTGTCTTCGACGCCAACGGGCATATGTGCGCGGCGATCACGGCGTTGGGCGCGACCGGCGGCTTCGACGCGGCGATCGACGGGCCGGTCGCGACGGCGCTGCGCCATGAGGCGGCGCTGATCAGCGCCGAACTCGGCTATGCGGCGTGA
- the yjfF gene encoding galactofuranose ABC transporter, permease protein YjfF: protein MNRFLGRLADPRTLPIVVTIVLFAALFGFGSVMYTGFFSMQVLTGLLVDNAFLLIVAIGMTFVIVSGGIDLSVGSVVALTTIFCAVGAERLHWPVWVIVPLVLAFGALYGAAMGALIHYFRLQPFIVTLAGMFLARGACFLITTQSITINEPTFHAIAAISVPIGGGTLSAGALVALATLAAAIYVAHFTRFGRNVYAIGGNERSALLMGLPVARTKVGVYALSGFCSALGGVVFTLYVLSGYGLQAQGMELDAIAATVIGGTLLTGGVGYVIGSVFGVGILGTIQVLITFDGTLSSWWTRIVIGALLCVFCLLQRIIERHAARRRTGGTGLGAHGKTADAVPPPAAKPGEDAALVSSFR from the coding sequence ATGAACCGATTCCTTGGGCGGCTCGCCGACCCGCGCACGCTGCCGATCGTCGTGACGATCGTGCTGTTCGCAGCGCTGTTCGGTTTCGGGTCCGTGATGTACACCGGGTTCTTTTCGATGCAGGTGCTGACCGGCCTGCTCGTCGACAACGCGTTCCTGCTGATCGTCGCGATCGGCATGACGTTCGTGATCGTGTCGGGCGGCATCGACCTGTCGGTCGGCTCGGTCGTCGCGCTGACGACGATCTTCTGCGCGGTCGGCGCCGAGCGGCTGCACTGGCCGGTATGGGTCATCGTGCCGCTCGTGCTCGCCTTCGGCGCGCTATACGGCGCCGCGATGGGCGCGCTGATCCACTACTTCCGGCTGCAGCCGTTCATCGTCACGCTGGCCGGGATGTTTCTCGCGCGCGGCGCGTGTTTCCTGATCACGACGCAGTCGATCACGATCAACGAGCCGACGTTTCATGCGATCGCCGCGATCAGTGTGCCGATCGGCGGCGGGACGCTGAGCGCCGGCGCGCTCGTCGCGCTCGCGACGCTCGCGGCCGCGATCTACGTCGCGCACTTCACGCGCTTCGGACGCAACGTCTACGCGATCGGCGGCAACGAGCGTTCGGCGCTGCTGATGGGGCTGCCGGTCGCGCGCACGAAGGTCGGCGTCTATGCGCTGAGCGGCTTTTGCTCCGCACTCGGCGGCGTCGTCTTCACGCTGTACGTGCTGTCCGGATACGGGCTGCAGGCGCAGGGGATGGAACTCGACGCGATCGCCGCCACCGTGATCGGCGGCACGCTGCTGACGGGCGGCGTCGGGTACGTGATCGGCTCGGTGTTCGGCGTCGGCATCCTCGGCACGATCCAGGTGCTGATTACGTTCGACGGCACGCTCAGCTCGTGGTGGACGCGCATCGTGATCGGCGCGCTGCTGTGCGTGTTCTGCCTGCTGCAGCGGATCATCGAGCGGCATGCGGCGCGCCGGCGCACGGGCGGCACAGGCCTGGGCGCGCACGGCAAGACGGCGGACGCGGTGCCGCCGCCGGCCGCGAAGCCGGGCGAGGATGCGGCGCTCGTGTCGTCGTTCAGGTAG